From a region of the Triticum aestivum cultivar Chinese Spring chromosome 7D, IWGSC CS RefSeq v2.1, whole genome shotgun sequence genome:
- the LOC123169406 gene encoding uncharacterized protein, producing MRAAAPVALVHSACIGDLLKSSFANYIASPAGAPAIWPFPFAVWYAVSAAAAISSGASVVEQRFSSSSSAGGSYPSTKERSIILSSASVCTNSVLQRRWWRSHQGDCWADAATKLLVPVFCLAITLSNFLLFVRPDMYC from the exons ATGAGAGCAGCTGCGCCGGTGGCTCTCGTGCACAGCGCGTGCATCGGTGACCTTCTAAAGTCCTCCTTCGCGAACTACATCGCATCGCCGGCCGGAGCGCCGGCCATCTGGCCGTTCCCCTTTGCGGTGTGGTACGCCGTCTCCGCCGCAGCTGCAATCTCCTCCGGCGCCAGCGTTGTTGAGCAGCGTTTCTCATCCAGCAGCAGCGCTGGCGGCTCCTATCCATCTACCAAAGAAAGGAGCATTATCTTATCCAGCGCCAGCGTTTGTACGAACAG TGTACTTCAGAGACGATGGTGGAGGAGCCATCAAGGAGATTGCTGGGCAGATGCAGCTACGAAGTTACTTGTTCCAGTATTTTGTTTAGCAATTACATTGTCCAATTTTCTATTATTTGTGAGGCCGGATATGTATTGCTAG